The DNA sequence ATCGAAGTGGTTTAGCATTTCTTGCAGGCTAAATTTTTCACTTTCGTCGGGCATAGACCAGCCCATACGCCCTAGGTAGTTTATAACCGCCTCGGGCAGGTAGCCCATACGCTGGTAATACATAATGCTGGTAGGGTTCTTGCGCTTGCTCAGTTTGGTTTTGTCTGGGTTACGCAACAGCGGCAGGTGGCAAAATACCGGCACTTTCCAGCCAAAATATTTGTATAACAGCAGGTGTTTAGGAGCGGAGTTTATCCACTCTTCACCTCGTATTACGTGGGTTATAGCCATTAGGTGGTCGTCTACTACGTTGGCTAGGTGGTAGGTGGGCATGCCGTCGGATTTCATTAAAATCTGCGCATCTACCAACGACCAATCCAGCTCCATGTTGCCGCGCAATAAATCGGCTACGGTGCAGGTGCCCTCTTCTTCTGGCACTACCATGCGTACTACGTAGGCTTGGCCCTGGGCTTCGCGCTCGGCTTGCTCCTGTTCGCTCAGTTTCAGGTCTGAGGCTTTTAGGGCGGTATGAATGCCCGCTTCTTTGCGCTGTGCACGCAGCGTGTCTAACTCTTCGGTGGTGCGGTAACACTTAAAGGCATGACCCGCATCGAGCAGTATTTGTACGTGCTCTTCGTAAATAGTTTTGCGCTCGCTTTGGCGGTACGGCCCGTGGGCGCCACCTACGTCTGGGCCTTCGTCCCATTCCAGCCCTAACCAGCGCAGGGAATCTAATATGGCCTGCTCAGATTCCGGGGTTGAGCGGCTTTGGTCGGTATCTTCTATGCGCAAAATAAACTGGCCGCCGTGCTTACGTGCGAAACACAGGTTGAACAGTGCTATATAGGCGGTACCTACGTGGGGGTCGCCGGTTGGCGAGGGTGCAATGCGGGTTCTAACAGACATGTTTTTTCTCTGATGTTGGCCGGGCGCGAAGCCCAACCAAGCACTTTTAATTTAGGCGGGCAATTATACCCTTCGAAATTTAAAAACGGTAACTCAGCGCTATACCGCCGCCTTTTACCTCTACAAAATCAGCCGACTGATAATCGTAGAATAGCCCCAACTCAACGTGCTTAAACTGGAAGCCCCCTTCAATACCCAGATAGGGGTCAATACCCGTTTCAGTGCGGTTTTCTCGATCGTTACTGTTTCTTTCAGGGTCTATATTTACGGCATAGTCAGACGCCCAGCGCCCAAAACCAAGTTTAGCCCGCAGAAAGGTATTGTTGCTGTAGGCCCAAGTGTATGTGGGTAATACGTACAATATAGAGTGCTCTAAGGTTACATCTGTACCCGGTATCAAAGTAGAGAAAAAGTTGGCATTTACGTACTTCCGAGAACCCAACTCCACGCCGAAACCATTGGGGCTTTCATAACCAACTTTTAAGCCCCACGCAATAGCGATTTCGTCTGAGGGCTCTAGCTCGTTTACCTCCAAAGAGGCTAAGGAAAAATCAAAGCCAGCCCGAAATACACCCTTCTGCTCTTCTGTTTCTGCAAAAGCACTGACGGTCATAATCCCGCTCAGCACAACAACCAATGCTCGAAAACCATTTTTAGAGGTGATTTTAAATTCTTCCATAATTTTCCCTTCTAGAGTGTGTAACAATGTTTGTGTTAATGTTTGTGTTAATGTTTGTGTTAATGTTTGTGTTAATGTTTGTGTTAATGTTTGTGTTAATGTTTGTGTTAATGTTGTCTGCAATTTCAATAGCCACTATATTTACGCCGTATCTATGTAACTGATGCGAGCATAGCACGCCCTCAGGTAAGTAATTTATGAGTACTTCCATTATTGACTTTTTGCTCGAACGTCGTTCCCTTACAGCGAAAGACCTCTGTGAACCTGGGCCCAGCGATGATCAGCTGGACATAATACTCAAAGCCGGGCACCGAGTGCCAGACCACGGCAAAATAGGACCCTGGCGTTTTATTGTTTTCCAAGGTGGCGCCCGAAAAACTTTTGGTAATAAGCTCGCAAGAAAATTCGAAAAAAAACACGAAGACGCCACACAAAAACTGCTGGAATTTGAACGCGATCGTTTTTTACGCGCGCCGCTCGTTATAGCGGTAGTCAGTAGCCCTATAGACCACCCCAAAGTGCCTGAGTGGGAGCAAGTGCTCTCGGCCGGAGCCGTATGTCAGAATATTCTACTCGCCGCCCATGCGCTAGGTTTTGGCGCTCAGTGGTTAACCGAGTGGTACGCCTACGATAAGCGTATTAACAAAAAGCTTTCGCTAACCTCTGAAGAGCAAGTGGCAGGCTTTATTTATATCGGTAGTTATAAAGAGAAACCAGAGGAACGTAACCGCCCCGACCTGAATGAGCGTATTACTTTCTACCGTGGTAAAAAATAGCGCATTCGTGTCTCCGCTTTTATTTTCTGTTTTGTACTTCCCCCAAAACTACTTTACCTGTACTTAGCAGGTGAAGTAGCTTTGCGGCCTGTAGCTTGGCGCTAGATTCGTTAGCTAATGGTTCTTTTTGTGTATCTTCGGGCACACTAGTTTTGTGGGTTTTGGTGTATGGCGGCCACGGGAGTTAAATAATGCTCTCGGCATCAAGCCCACCACGCCGCTCCTCGGCAAGGTGCTCCTGCCTTGCTCTAATACATCACATCCATGTGATTATGTGCATCCTCGACAATTGCATCCTTTACGTACACTGCTCTCGCCATCCATGGCTTCGCAGCATACCGTCCATCCTGTACATACACTGCTCTCCCCATCCATGGCTTCGCAGCATACCGTCCATCCTTGGACGTAAAAAAGGCGGAGCCCAATTTGGGGTCCGCCGTAAGGAGTGTCGAGAGTTTTGGGGAGTTTGGTGTTACCTTTTGCTTACGGTAAATTAGAGGAGCCTACTCCCGTTTAGTTCCGAATTTTTTTGAGTTTTTTTACCGCCCTTAATAATTGGCGCCCGGCTACACATTTTTGCCGAAATTATCTCTAAAAGCTTTAAGCCAGCTCTACTCAGGAAAGAAACAACTGCTCAAACAATGCGCCGGTAATAGCGGTTAATGCCATGGCGGCGGCCCCCCAAAACACAACACGGATAATACCCGGCATCATAGGTGCGCCGCCAAGTCGGGTAGATAAGGCGCCAAGGAACACAAGCGACAACAAGCTTATGGCCGGTACGGCAATTAGCGGGCTTACATAACCCGCTAACAACGCGCTCAATAGGGGCAAAATGGCCCCTATTACAAATGCTAAGGCTGAGGCAAATGCCGCTTGAAACGGCCGAGCAGATGTTCGCTCTATAATACCTAGTTCGTCTCGGGCATGGGCATCTAGGGCGTCGTGCTCCATTAGCTGTATGGCAACTCGCATGGCTAGATCGGGCTTTAACCCACGCCCTTGGTATATGGCCGCCAATTCTTTGCGCTCGTATTCCACGCTTCTGGCAAGATGCCCTTTTTCTATTTCCAGGTCAGCCTTTTCGCTATCGGCCTGGGAGCTAACAGACACATATTCGCCTGCCGCCATAGACATTGCACCCGCCACCAAACCCGCCGTACCCACCAGCAATATCGCCTGCGCATCAGCCCCAGCCGACGCCACGCCAATAACGAGGCTAGCCGTAGACACTATGCCATCGTTCGCCCCCAATACCGCCGCGCGCAGCCACCCGGTGCGATGGGAGTAATGCTCGTTATTGAAAGTCGATTTATTCATACCCACTAGTTTATCGCAGTAGAAACAAAAAGGGCCGACCTAAGTCGACCCTGCTAAAAAATGTTATTGCAAAAACCTTACTGCATGGCGCGCAGCATCCAGGCGGTTTTTTCATGGATACGCATACGATCACCTACCAGGGCAGCCGTGGACTCATCGTCGGCTTCCTGTGCTATTGCCAATACGGCTCTACAGGTTTTAACCACTTTCTCGTGAGAGCCCGTTAGTATTTCGACCATTTGCGTAGCCTCTGGCACACCTTCCACCTCCTCTATGGAGGTCAGGCTTGCAAATGCTTTATAGGTCCCCGGTGCGGGAATATCCAACGTTCGAATTCGCTCGGCTATTTCATCAACGGCTGTTGCCAGTTCGGTATAGTGCTCCTCGAACATTAAATGCAGATCGCGGAATTGCGGCCCGGTCACATTCCAGTGAAAGTTGTGGGTTTGCAAGTAAAGCGTATACGAATCGGCGAGCAGCTTTTTTAACCCCCCGGCTATAGCTATACGGTTTTCTGAGCTAATACCAATATCAATTTTACCCATTGTTCTAACCTCCATAACGTGTGAATGGTTTACCCTGTTACGCCATGATATAAGCAACTGCTTAATCTCCGCGAATACTTATATATTACTCCGACCTTTCGATTAACCAAAATTATTAAACCTTAACCACTTAATAGATTTTTAATATAATGGTTTTATGGTTAGTAACCCCCCAAGCCTGCTGCTCATAAGCATAGATTCTGTATTCCCCCCATAATGGACTGGAGAGGAAGATCAAATTAGTCTTATATTTCAATTGCTTACGACACATCACCAAATAAATGTAGCCTTTTATAGCACAAACACCCAGCGGCACCGCCGTAATCCTACAGATTGACACAAAAACACAATGGAGAGGATGATCAGGCTCAAGCGGCTTGCTGAACGTGTGCCCCCCGCCCAATCGAGCGCCAAAACCCAAAAAGAAAGGCCATTTTGCGCTGCAACTCAACTCCGCTCGGCCAGCCACTCCACCAACATCATGACCATATGTAGACATTACTTCGCCTACATCTACACATAATGGTATAGATATGGGTATTATTCCTATATCTAGGAAGACCCATATTTAAATGTTATGAATTAACTACCTAATGAGAATATATTTATTAGCCATTTTGTTGGCCTCTGTATGTGTCAGAGCTGATATTCAGCAATTAAAGCAG is a window from the Teredinibacter franksiae genome containing:
- the gltX gene encoding glutamate--tRNA ligase; translated protein: MSVRTRIAPSPTGDPHVGTAYIALFNLCFARKHGGQFILRIEDTDQSRSTPESEQAILDSLRWLGLEWDEGPDVGGAHGPYRQSERKTIYEEHVQILLDAGHAFKCYRTTEELDTLRAQRKEAGIHTALKASDLKLSEQEQAEREAQGQAYVVRMVVPEEEGTCTVADLLRGNMELDWSLVDAQILMKSDGMPTYHLANVVDDHLMAITHVIRGEEWINSAPKHLLLYKYFGWKVPVFCHLPLLRNPDKTKLSKRKNPTSIMYYQRMGYLPEAVINYLGRMGWSMPDESEKFSLQEMLNHFDISRVSLGGPIFDVEKLSWLNGMWIREDHTDKQLAEKLASWLLNEDSLLKAIPHVKKRMETLSDFIPTVAFLATGKLDINEASFAANKLDIETQKKILQFTQWKMDNLRSWERDSIFNELKALAEGMELKLKDLLAPVFIAISGSTASFSVMDAMVLLGPDLSRVRLREAVDILGGAGKKVLKRYEKEYAQLGQPKVEG
- a CDS encoding outer membrane beta-barrel protein, giving the protein MEEFKITSKNGFRALVVVLSGIMTVSAFAETEEQKGVFRAGFDFSLASLEVNELEPSDEIAIAWGLKVGYESPNGFGVELGSRKYVNANFFSTLIPGTDVTLEHSILYVLPTYTWAYSNNTFLRAKLGFGRWASDYAVNIDPERNSNDRENRTETGIDPYLGIEGGFQFKHVELGLFYDYQSADFVEVKGGGIALSYRF
- a CDS encoding nitroreductase family protein, which produces MSTSIIDFLLERRSLTAKDLCEPGPSDDQLDIILKAGHRVPDHGKIGPWRFIVFQGGARKTFGNKLARKFEKKHEDATQKLLEFERDRFLRAPLVIAVVSSPIDHPKVPEWEQVLSAGAVCQNILLAAHALGFGAQWLTEWYAYDKRINKKLSLTSEEQVAGFIYIGSYKEKPEERNRPDLNERITFYRGKK
- a CDS encoding VIT1/CCC1 transporter family protein, producing MNKSTFNNEHYSHRTGWLRAAVLGANDGIVSTASLVIGVASAGADAQAILLVGTAGLVAGAMSMAAGEYVSVSSQADSEKADLEIEKGHLARSVEYERKELAAIYQGRGLKPDLAMRVAIQLMEHDALDAHARDELGIIERTSARPFQAAFASALAFVIGAILPLLSALLAGYVSPLIAVPAISLLSLVFLGALSTRLGGAPMMPGIIRVVFWGAAAMALTAITGALFEQLFLS
- a CDS encoding Dps family protein, which translates into the protein MGKIDIGISSENRIAIAGGLKKLLADSYTLYLQTHNFHWNVTGPQFRDLHLMFEEHYTELATAVDEIAERIRTLDIPAPGTYKAFASLTSIEEVEGVPEATQMVEILTGSHEKVVKTCRAVLAIAQEADDESTAALVGDRMRIHEKTAWMLRAMQ